A single window of Granulicella mallensis MP5ACTX8 DNA harbors:
- a CDS encoding MFS transporter, whose protein sequence is MTKPSRISNSTSSEQRKFVILLTTSLVCSLIMLDANIVAVSLPTIARSLGASFTDIEWVVSAYVLPFAALLLAAGSYADRHGRKRTMLVGLAIFAFASGLCGLTHSALMLNLARALQGIGASLLLTAALAVINHAYVGQARAKAYAFWGACIGIAITSGPIIGGAITGFLGWRWTFLVNLPLCAVLFVTSVVIVEESRDHEAKNLDIAGILTLSSGLFLLIWALIDGNSVGWGNSAIIWRFVTATGLFIAFVVVEVRQTRPMVDLALFAQPTFLGSAFAMLGYAGGAQVMIFYLPMYLQNAYGFAPAKAGLAMIPFALPMFLTPRLGGRLAKSYSGRALLTFGLMTTVLGNLLLYGFAHVGMSYPVFLVGMLVAGVGAGLLNSETAKVMQGAVPAQRAGMASGLASTTRFVGLLLGVAGLGAVLARVVSRQFISAGVTLGLEPKFAARAAKQVASGDLTGVMTDVPARLQAQVHAAGWAAFSGGFAAASLVAAAVATLTGLLTYILVRSVDTAPVADDDLQRTLVVVME, encoded by the coding sequence ATGACCAAACCTTCTCGAATATCGAATTCGACGTCTTCGGAACAGCGCAAATTCGTGATCCTGTTGACGACCTCTCTCGTCTGTTCTCTGATCATGCTCGACGCCAATATCGTCGCGGTATCGCTGCCTACAATCGCGAGATCTCTTGGCGCTTCCTTCACGGATATCGAATGGGTTGTGAGCGCCTATGTGCTCCCCTTTGCCGCGCTATTGCTGGCCGCAGGCTCTTATGCGGACCGCCATGGCAGGAAGCGCACGATGCTTGTCGGCCTGGCTATCTTTGCTTTCGCGTCAGGGCTCTGCGGGTTGACGCACTCTGCACTGATGCTCAATCTGGCAAGAGCCTTGCAGGGCATTGGCGCCAGCCTTCTGCTGACTGCGGCCCTTGCAGTCATCAATCATGCCTATGTAGGACAGGCGCGGGCAAAAGCTTATGCCTTCTGGGGTGCTTGCATTGGTATTGCTATCACGAGCGGACCGATCATCGGCGGAGCGATCACCGGCTTCCTCGGATGGCGCTGGACCTTTCTGGTAAACCTTCCTCTCTGTGCTGTGCTTTTTGTAACCTCTGTTGTGATCGTGGAGGAGTCGCGCGATCATGAGGCCAAGAATCTCGACATTGCGGGTATCTTGACTTTGAGCTCAGGGTTGTTTCTGCTGATCTGGGCGCTGATCGACGGGAACAGCGTTGGATGGGGAAACTCCGCCATCATCTGGCGCTTCGTTACGGCTACGGGCTTGTTCATCGCATTCGTCGTCGTGGAGGTCCGCCAAACGCGTCCGATGGTAGACCTCGCGCTTTTTGCCCAGCCGACCTTTCTGGGATCGGCCTTTGCGATGTTGGGATATGCCGGTGGCGCTCAGGTAATGATTTTCTACCTGCCAATGTACCTGCAAAACGCCTATGGATTCGCGCCCGCCAAGGCGGGTCTTGCGATGATCCCGTTTGCGCTGCCCATGTTTCTGACTCCGCGTCTCGGTGGCCGGTTGGCGAAGAGCTATTCGGGTCGCGCGCTTCTCACCTTTGGTCTCATGACGACTGTGCTTGGCAACCTCCTTCTTTATGGCTTCGCTCACGTTGGGATGAGCTACCCCGTCTTTCTCGTCGGCATGCTGGTGGCGGGAGTGGGCGCCGGCCTCCTGAATAGTGAGACCGCCAAAGTCATGCAAGGCGCGGTTCCCGCGCAGCGTGCCGGAATGGCATCGGGATTGGCATCGACCACTCGGTTTGTCGGCCTGTTGTTAGGGGTTGCAGGGCTTGGCGCGGTGCTGGCTCGGGTTGTTTCGCGCCAATTCATTAGCGCAGGCGTAACTCTCGGACTTGAGCCAAAGTTTGCGGCCCGTGCCGCGAAGCAGGTCGCCTCAGGCGACCTGACAGGCGTGATGACCGACGTTCCCGCAAGACTTCAGGCGCAGGTTCACGCTGCTGGATGGGCAGCGTTCTCGGGAGGATTTGCTGCGGCAAGCCTGGTTGCAGCCGCAGTGGCTACTCTCACCGGACTTCTGACATATATTCTTGTTCGTTCCGTCGACACCGCGCCCGTAGCAGATGACGATCTTCAACGCACCTTGGTCGTGGTGATGGAATAG
- a CDS encoding TetR/AcrR family transcriptional regulator: MARPRVFDIEKAIQTATVMFWKNGYEQTSLANLTEEMGITPPSFYFAFESKDGLFRKVVKHYVTTYLGFMAEAFRQPTARGVAETMLYGCADVYSNPANPRGCLIMNCSLPSSETAVQVRQELASERKARRAKLKRHFQAAIASGDLPRDSDPEELARYVMSIGWGLAVEAQSGASKRDLYRIVARAMQAWPT, translated from the coding sequence ATGGCGCGTCCACGCGTATTCGATATAGAAAAGGCCATTCAGACGGCCACCGTCATGTTCTGGAAGAATGGCTACGAACAAACCTCTCTCGCGAATCTGACGGAGGAGATGGGCATCACCCCTCCCAGCTTCTATTTTGCGTTCGAGAGTAAGGACGGCCTCTTCAGGAAAGTGGTCAAGCACTACGTAACCACCTATCTCGGCTTTATGGCAGAGGCATTTCGGCAACCGACTGCACGTGGCGTTGCGGAAACGATGCTTTATGGATGTGCCGACGTCTACAGCAATCCTGCAAATCCACGTGGCTGTCTCATCATGAACTGCTCACTGCCAAGTTCGGAGACAGCCGTCCAGGTGCGGCAGGAACTCGCATCAGAGCGTAAGGCTCGTCGGGCGAAATTGAAGAGACATTTTCAAGCAGCCATTGCATCGGGAGATCTCCCCCGCGATTCCGATCCTGAGGAGCTAGCACGGTACGTCATGAGCATCGGATGGGGATTAGCTGTGGAGGCGCAGTCGGGTGCCAGCAAACGAGATCTCTACCGTATCGTGGCCAGGGCGATGCAGGCGTGGCCTACCTGA
- a CDS encoding helix-turn-helix domain-containing protein has product MNMLDSSETKMNSLRDRDANVTISEIAVSAGEWKTPASSQISLAITLKPTSAVQVKPTAQYPKNTPVGNISICRMNDSRVFEFAEETAFGHITLNEDLFAPVLQDCGIKRVELMTFDILEDATLLQMTTILLQQRRDRFQAGALFLDSMVTALSSYLVNRYSATLPLKVSLTGGLAPSTLRRCIDFIQANLTESIRLDDLARETGMSPSHLIRSFRQSTGKSPYQYVLELRTKRAKSMMRDRRLGLTEIALSSGFANQHHLSRIFRRVVGVTPSRYRANLLG; this is encoded by the coding sequence ATGAACATGCTCGATTCATCAGAAACAAAGATGAATAGTCTCAGGGATAGAGACGCAAATGTGACGATCTCTGAGATTGCGGTGAGTGCTGGCGAATGGAAGACTCCAGCCTCCTCGCAAATTAGTCTGGCTATTACGTTGAAGCCGACCTCAGCAGTTCAGGTAAAGCCTACTGCTCAGTATCCGAAGAATACGCCTGTTGGCAACATCTCTATCTGCCGGATGAATGATTCACGAGTCTTTGAATTCGCAGAGGAGACAGCCTTTGGGCACATAACGCTCAACGAGGATTTGTTTGCACCCGTTCTGCAAGACTGCGGAATCAAAAGGGTAGAGCTGATGACTTTCGACATCCTGGAAGATGCGACGCTACTCCAGATGACGACCATCCTGCTGCAACAAAGACGAGATCGTTTTCAGGCCGGAGCTCTTTTTCTCGACAGCATGGTTACAGCGTTATCGTCCTATCTCGTTAATAGATATTCAGCTACGCTGCCCCTGAAGGTATCCCTGACAGGCGGCTTGGCACCGTCGACACTCCGGCGCTGTATCGACTTTATTCAAGCGAACCTTACTGAATCCATCCGTCTTGACGATCTTGCCCGCGAAACTGGAATGAGCCCTTCGCATTTGATCCGCAGCTTCCGTCAAAGCACGGGCAAAAGTCCATACCAATACGTCCTGGAGCTACGCACCAAGAGAGCTAAATCGATGATGCGGGATAGACGCCTCGGGCTGACTGAAATTGCATTGAGCAGCGGATTTGCCAATCAGCATCATCTGTCCCGCATATTTCGTAGAGTAGTAGGCGTTACACCCAGCCGATACCGCGCGAACCTTCTTGGATAA
- a CDS encoding FAD-binding oxidoreductase, whose amino-acid sequence MGMTTTTIDQFIQDLRENVEGKVYGSADESFGSLVKVWNGAISSKPSALVRCESVSDIQEVVLLASHYGIPVSVLGGGHDWAGRAFCEGGVVIDLRSMRDVRHDPASEIVESQGGATIGDLLAGLPDDTVIVTGTAKQVGLAGFTMGGGYGPLNGQFGLALDNLVEATVVLADGSSVTANESDHADLFWAIRGGGGNFGVLASLKTRTHRLSEVQAAFILFPISEAKTALGRYQEILDNAPDELGLMTGFLTGQDGKPMLFIASHWSGDKTQGDALLGQITSLKGAITVSHGSSRYADSMGIFDPLVVNGRHHYIETRNLDRFNVESIAALVDGAEQMSSPFSGIVIHDFHGKATRVSPNATAFPLRKAHLVVEIVSAWDKSSEDLDAKHRNWATALSQNLAPHSLSGGYVNLLTDQTRVEQFYGETATRLREVKRHYDPNNMFRSAPGSIYQSE is encoded by the coding sequence ATGGGTATGACAACTACTACAATCGATCAGTTCATCCAAGACCTCCGCGAAAACGTTGAGGGAAAAGTTTATGGTTCAGCTGATGAGTCTTTCGGATCTCTCGTCAAAGTCTGGAATGGAGCGATCAGTTCCAAGCCGTCTGCCTTAGTCCGCTGTGAAAGCGTATCTGACATTCAAGAAGTCGTTCTTCTCGCATCACACTATGGAATTCCCGTCTCTGTTCTCGGTGGTGGCCATGATTGGGCCGGACGAGCCTTTTGTGAGGGTGGAGTGGTGATTGATCTGCGATCTATGCGGGATGTTCGGCATGATCCAGCGAGCGAAATTGTCGAATCGCAGGGAGGAGCCACTATCGGCGATCTGCTTGCCGGGCTTCCTGATGACACCGTTATCGTCACCGGAACGGCCAAGCAGGTTGGACTGGCTGGTTTCACCATGGGCGGTGGTTACGGCCCTCTGAACGGGCAGTTCGGTCTGGCTTTGGATAATCTTGTTGAAGCGACTGTCGTCCTGGCAGATGGTTCAAGCGTCACGGCAAATGAATCGGATCATGCAGATCTTTTCTGGGCGATTCGTGGTGGCGGTGGAAACTTCGGAGTACTTGCTTCGCTTAAGACGAGAACACACCGCCTGAGTGAGGTTCAGGCTGCCTTTATCCTGTTTCCAATATCCGAAGCTAAGACGGCCCTGGGCCGCTATCAGGAGATACTGGACAATGCTCCAGATGAATTGGGTTTGATGACCGGCTTCCTAACGGGCCAGGACGGAAAACCGATGCTCTTTATCGCGTCGCACTGGAGTGGGGACAAGACGCAGGGTGATGCCCTGCTGGGTCAGATAACAAGCCTGAAAGGCGCTATCACGGTCAGTCATGGATCTTCACGCTATGCCGATTCCATGGGTATCTTCGATCCATTAGTTGTGAATGGCCGACATCATTACATTGAAACCCGCAACCTGGATCGTTTCAATGTTGAATCGATTGCCGCGCTTGTTGACGGGGCAGAACAGATGAGCTCTCCGTTCTCAGGGATTGTTATTCACGATTTTCACGGCAAAGCAACCCGCGTATCTCCGAATGCGACTGCATTTCCCTTGAGGAAGGCTCATTTGGTTGTGGAGATCGTCTCCGCCTGGGACAAAAGCTCGGAAGATCTGGATGCCAAACATCGCAACTGGGCTACAGCTCTCTCGCAAAATCTGGCGCCGCACTCTCTTTCCGGCGGCTATGTAAACCTTCTCACCGATCAAACGCGCGTTGAGCAATTCTATGGAGAGACGGCAACGCGCCTTCGCGAGGTCAAGCGCCACTACGACCCGAACAATATGTTTAGGTCGGCACCTGGATCAATCTACCAGTCCGAATAA
- a CDS encoding lipid-binding SYLF domain-containing protein: protein MKARYVIAVLLCALSPLSLSAADNSNLNARIKDATDVIRQIMMTPDKSIPNSIARQATCVGVIPSVKKAAFIVGGSYGQGVVTCRTRKGWSAPVFIRLAGGSVGFQIGGQATDLVLVAVNDKGFQDLLRSKFKIGADAAAAAGPVGRNTAAATDLRLNAELLTYSRSKGLFAGIDLNGAVVSQNNDDTNAFYGGTVENFDKVLHGSVPVPAAAQPFVRAIGKYFVAAHAN from the coding sequence ATGAAAGCCAGATATGTTATTGCTGTTTTGCTTTGTGCACTTTCACCGTTGAGCCTTTCGGCGGCGGACAACTCGAACCTGAATGCCCGTATCAAGGACGCCACCGATGTCATTCGCCAAATCATGATGACTCCGGATAAATCGATTCCCAACAGCATCGCCCGCCAGGCAACGTGCGTTGGCGTCATCCCGAGCGTGAAGAAGGCAGCTTTTATCGTAGGCGGCTCATACGGGCAGGGCGTCGTCACTTGCCGGACACGCAAAGGCTGGAGCGCTCCCGTCTTCATCCGGCTGGCAGGCGGCAGCGTAGGGTTCCAGATTGGCGGCCAGGCGACGGATCTTGTCCTGGTCGCAGTTAATGACAAAGGCTTTCAGGACCTGTTGCGGTCCAAGTTCAAGATCGGCGCAGATGCGGCCGCCGCTGCCGGTCCGGTCGGACGGAATACTGCCGCAGCGACCGATCTGAGGCTTAATGCGGAGCTCCTGACGTATTCGCGCTCCAAGGGGCTCTTCGCCGGGATCGACCTCAATGGAGCCGTGGTTTCACAGAACAACGACGATACGAATGCCTTCTATGGGGGCACGGTGGAAAATTTTGACAAAGTGCTGCATGGATCTGTGCCCGTCCCGGCGGCAGCTCAACCGTTCGTGCGTGCGATCGGCAAGTACTTCGTGGCGGCCCACGCCAACTGA
- a CDS encoding DoxX family protein has product MSVETWGMIGAGIAALAAGLFLVRARFAAASGAGRILVLGPVFEAVALAIFAAEHFLAARDLMGIVPRWLPGPLFWTYFVGAALLAAAVSFIAWRYVRWSAFLLALLFLIIVATVDLPNLPQHVHERLFWTLTVREMSFAGGAMVLAGSLWPRGRLAGATLRIVGRLFVVCAFIFYAIEHFLFPRFVPGVPLEKLTPAWVPAPTLIAYFVGITLLAAGVGLMIRRTRSIAAAGVGTVLLLLTIFFYVPILITEIHSPLSVEGVNYVGDTLLFAATALLAASGAD; this is encoded by the coding sequence ATGTCTGTAGAGACCTGGGGGATGATTGGAGCGGGGATCGCCGCGTTGGCTGCTGGACTCTTTCTAGTCCGGGCGCGGTTCGCGGCAGCTTCCGGCGCCGGCAGGATTCTGGTTCTCGGGCCCGTCTTTGAAGCCGTCGCGTTGGCAATCTTTGCCGCAGAACATTTTCTGGCAGCACGCGATCTCATGGGCATTGTGCCGCGTTGGCTGCCAGGGCCTCTGTTCTGGACCTATTTTGTCGGTGCGGCTCTGCTGGCGGCAGCTGTCAGCTTCATCGCGTGGCGCTATGTGCGCTGGTCAGCGTTTTTGCTTGCGCTGCTGTTCCTGATCATCGTCGCCACAGTTGACCTGCCCAACCTGCCGCAGCATGTACATGAGCGGCTGTTCTGGACGCTCACGGTGCGGGAGATGTCTTTCGCCGGAGGAGCGATGGTGCTGGCTGGCAGCCTGTGGCCACGCGGGCGATTGGCAGGCGCCACGCTCCGTATCGTAGGCCGGCTATTTGTCGTGTGTGCTTTCATCTTCTATGCAATCGAGCACTTTCTCTTCCCCCGGTTCGTGCCCGGTGTTCCATTGGAAAAGCTGACGCCGGCCTGGGTGCCAGCGCCGACGCTGATTGCCTATTTCGTCGGAATCACTTTGCTCGCTGCAGGCGTAGGGCTGATGATTCGCCGCACTCGCAGCATCGCCGCCGCCGGTGTGGGTACGGTGCTTCTGCTACTCACCATCTTCTTCTACGTTCCGATCCTCATAACGGAGATTCACTCTCCACTCTCAGTGGAAGGGGTCAACTATGTGGGCGATACCTTACTATTTGCAGCGACAGCTTTGTTGGCGGCTTCCGGCGCGGACTAA
- a CDS encoding MarR family winged helix-turn-helix transcriptional regulator, whose translation MPRTQDILSPPTSIDTQNHCNCTALRKASRRLSHLYDSVLAPSGLKSTQYSILSEIRRLGEKPPTMRELADALVMDRSTLGHNLRPLERDQLVSLEAAETDRRRKYVVLTRKGRAAFAESNKLWHSAQVLFETNFGIAKAAELRGILLGIAADATLTSPTPNPVTR comes from the coding sequence ATGCCCCGAACTCAGGACATCCTTTCGCCGCCAACTTCTATCGATACCCAGAATCACTGCAACTGTACTGCGTTGCGCAAGGCATCCCGACGTCTTTCGCACTTATATGACAGTGTTCTCGCGCCTTCTGGGCTGAAGTCCACACAGTATTCCATCCTCTCGGAGATCCGTCGTCTAGGAGAAAAGCCGCCGACAATGCGTGAACTTGCTGATGCGCTCGTGATGGACCGCTCGACGCTTGGGCACAACCTGCGCCCTCTTGAACGAGATCAGCTCGTCTCATTGGAAGCTGCTGAGACGGACCGGCGTCGGAAATATGTCGTGCTGACACGGAAGGGCCGGGCCGCGTTCGCCGAATCAAATAAGCTGTGGCACTCTGCCCAGGTCCTCTTCGAGACAAACTTTGGGATTGCGAAAGCGGCTGAGCTTCGTGGCATTTTGCTTGGCATTGCGGCCGATGCAACTCTTACTTCGCCAACCCCCAACCCTGTTACTCGCTAG
- a CDS encoding DUF2165 domain-containing protein, which translates to MSLRIAKIFLLIAVAFYYTLVVFNNLTDYGSNYAFVHHVLLMDTTFPGNRGLWRAIHSTLVQTMFYDGIIGWEGATALLTWIGVVQLLRAVRKQPSVFNAAKRYSIIALTLGMLLWFTAFISVGGEWFLMWQSNIWNGEDKAFHIFVVLGIILLLVALPDTEAQQ; encoded by the coding sequence ATGAGTCTTCGCATAGCAAAGATCTTCCTGCTCATCGCAGTTGCGTTCTACTACACGTTGGTCGTCTTCAATAATTTGACAGACTACGGATCAAATTATGCGTTTGTGCACCACGTTCTCCTCATGGACACAACCTTCCCAGGCAACCGTGGCCTGTGGCGCGCAATCCATTCAACGCTTGTGCAAACGATGTTCTATGACGGGATTATTGGTTGGGAGGGGGCGACCGCGTTGCTGACATGGATCGGAGTTGTCCAGTTGCTACGTGCCGTTCGCAAACAGCCGTCCGTCTTCAATGCCGCCAAGCGGTACTCGATCATCGCTCTTACCCTGGGCATGCTTCTGTGGTTTACCGCATTCATCAGCGTAGGCGGCGAGTGGTTTCTCATGTGGCAATCGAACATCTGGAATGGAGAAGACAAAGCATTTCATATATTCGTTGTGCTCGGAATCATCTTGCTGCTGGTCGCACTTCCGGACACGGAGGCTCAGCAGTAA
- a CDS encoding alpha/beta fold hydrolase: MATFVLVHGAWHGSWCWKRVRRILQAAGHEVFTPTLTGLGERSHLNAPSVNLSIHVSDVVNLIQWEELSNVVLCGHSYGGCVISGVAEQLNDSIRALVYADGFVLEDGESFMDLFPPEQVEQARLQAQTIGDGWKFFPFPSSLLGTNPKDVPWVDAQFTPQPIASFEEPLRLTDKASSIKDVVHLLATGYESPLPVAVAHERAKSKGWTVRTIPGGHEIMLDRPDELASLLLEFA, from the coding sequence TTGGCAACGTTTGTTCTCGTACATGGAGCCTGGCATGGAAGCTGGTGTTGGAAGCGCGTGCGCCGCATACTGCAGGCGGCCGGCCATGAGGTCTTTACCCCTACGCTCACCGGTCTTGGCGAGCGCTCTCACCTCAACGCACCGAGTGTCAATCTTTCCATCCATGTATCGGACGTGGTCAACCTCATCCAATGGGAAGAGCTATCGAATGTGGTTCTGTGTGGCCACTCTTATGGCGGTTGCGTGATCAGCGGCGTGGCCGAGCAACTGAACGACTCTATCCGTGCCCTGGTGTACGCTGACGGTTTTGTCCTCGAAGACGGCGAGAGTTTTATGGACTTGTTTCCTCCGGAGCAGGTAGAACAAGCCCGGCTGCAAGCACAGACGATTGGCGATGGTTGGAAGTTTTTTCCTTTTCCCTCCAGCCTTCTTGGTACGAATCCGAAAGACGTACCTTGGGTCGACGCGCAATTCACGCCTCAGCCTATCGCTTCCTTCGAAGAGCCACTTCGACTCACAGACAAGGCATCTTCGATAAAGGATGTCGTGCACCTTCTCGCGACCGGTTACGAGTCGCCGCTTCCGGTTGCCGTTGCGCACGAACGCGCTAAAAGTAAGGGCTGGACGGTTCGCACCATTCCCGGTGGACATGAGATTATGCTCGACCGGCCGGATGAGTTGGCATCCCTGCTTTTGGAATTCGCCTGA
- a CDS encoding HD domain-containing protein codes for MSKLTNDVKCEVIKRVNHPGQSVAHRFDHLERVMRNARKIAATIEGVDYEILELAVLLHDVDQPAGRKAEHVELSLRAAEEILRQAGCPSDRANAVLAVIAEHSTEHVRTVKPSTDEARILFDADKVDGLAAMGIARVFSLFGQMGFAPSDAIRWYRNKIEVALEYIQTDEGRRLVLLRLPYVQQFLSEMELEAGAGADIWES; via the coding sequence ATGTCGAAGCTAACGAATGATGTTAAGTGTGAAGTCATCAAGCGGGTAAATCATCCTGGACAATCGGTTGCACACCGCTTCGATCACCTAGAGCGTGTCATGCGGAACGCCCGTAAGATTGCTGCAACCATCGAAGGAGTGGATTACGAGATTCTCGAGCTCGCTGTGCTCTTACACGATGTTGACCAACCGGCTGGAAGGAAAGCTGAACATGTGGAATTGAGCTTGCGAGCTGCAGAGGAAATTCTGCGGCAAGCAGGTTGTCCTAGTGATCGGGCAAACGCAGTTCTCGCGGTGATTGCTGAACATTCCACGGAGCATGTCCGTACTGTCAAGCCATCTACAGATGAAGCAAGAATTCTGTTTGACGCCGATAAAGTCGATGGCCTGGCGGCGATGGGTATCGCTCGTGTCTTTTCACTATTCGGACAGATGGGATTCGCACCTTCTGACGCAATACGGTGGTATAGGAACAAGATTGAAGTTGCTTTGGAATATATACAGACCGACGAAGGACGCAGACTTGTTCTGTTGAGATTGCCCTACGTCCAACAATTTCTCTCTGAAATGGAATTAGAAGCTGGAGCAGGCGCGGATATTTGGGAGTCGTGA
- a CDS encoding cyclase family protein, translating to MEKIDTNTTAPVDDRGMARLLGSDTWTRCAPLLTDAGAQCYELSHILSDTMPSSPFAQELKVAASPTTGIPGTRHVGNKEMLTGDFTQQGTHLDALGHFGVLPEVWAGLEPLPLADATYHGGLTQAEVKPVPEKRLARLGVENVPPIFTTAILLDAEREFGAGAPLSAGFSIDAEHIETMLRAQGLAQRGIRPGDVVYIHTGWGKFWEDPVAENSDYYRKGPGLGFSGAEYLASKNVVLVGLDNPFTDPVNGGQLSGLASPPADMPEGLPFGTHHFNLVKAGVLQMQNMRLHELARDRVWISCTVILPLRLEGCSGSPVRPISIGKPSL from the coding sequence ATGGAAAAGATCGATACAAATACGACCGCCCCCGTTGACGACCGAGGCATGGCGCGCCTGCTGGGAAGCGATACGTGGACACGTTGTGCACCATTGCTCACAGACGCTGGAGCTCAATGCTACGAGTTGTCACACATCCTCAGCGACACGATGCCTTCATCGCCCTTCGCTCAGGAATTGAAAGTTGCGGCAAGTCCTACGACGGGAATCCCGGGAACCCGGCATGTTGGAAATAAAGAGATGCTGACGGGCGATTTTACTCAGCAGGGCACGCATTTAGATGCACTCGGACATTTTGGGGTATTGCCGGAGGTGTGGGCCGGGCTAGAGCCACTGCCCCTCGCTGACGCAACTTATCATGGCGGGCTGACGCAGGCTGAGGTGAAGCCGGTGCCTGAGAAACGGTTGGCCCGTTTGGGCGTTGAAAACGTACCTCCAATCTTTACCACCGCGATCCTTCTCGATGCAGAGCGGGAATTCGGCGCGGGTGCTCCTCTATCTGCGGGCTTCTCGATTGATGCCGAGCACATTGAGACGATGTTGCGCGCTCAAGGCCTCGCGCAACGGGGAATACGTCCCGGAGACGTTGTCTATATCCATACCGGCTGGGGTAAATTCTGGGAGGACCCTGTCGCTGAAAACTCGGATTATTATCGGAAAGGCCCTGGACTGGGGTTCTCCGGCGCCGAGTATCTTGCCAGCAAGAATGTCGTGTTGGTCGGGCTGGACAATCCCTTTACCGATCCAGTGAATGGCGGCCAACTGAGTGGTCTCGCGTCGCCACCTGCGGATATGCCTGAAGGTCTTCCCTTTGGAACACATCATTTCAATCTGGTGAAAGCGGGCGTTTTGCAGATGCAAAATATGCGACTTCATGAGCTCGCTCGAGATCGTGTGTGGATATCCTGTACCGTTATACTTCCTCTCCGCTTAGAAGGTTGTTCTGGATCCCCTGTCCGGCCCATTTCCATCGGAAAGCCGTCACTCTAG
- a CDS encoding MEKHLA domain-containing protein, which produces MHLQFDPAFHMLLVESYERLTGQSLVPSGLNTEESARWLYTDAPFAVLAHNTAPDAVFIYGNKAAQLLFEYRWDELTALPSRLSAEPLEREERQRFLERVELDGFITGYSGVRVTKSGARFQIMNATVWQLIDENGSHQGQAAMLPQWKPL; this is translated from the coding sequence ATGCACTTGCAATTCGATCCGGCATTTCACATGTTGCTCGTTGAAAGTTATGAACGCCTCACCGGACAAAGCCTGGTTCCGAGTGGATTGAACACTGAGGAGTCTGCAAGATGGCTGTATACAGATGCGCCATTTGCCGTTCTCGCCCACAATACAGCGCCAGATGCGGTCTTCATTTATGGGAACAAAGCGGCACAGCTGCTCTTTGAGTATCGATGGGACGAACTCACTGCATTGCCCTCACGTTTATCTGCCGAACCGTTGGAACGTGAGGAGCGGCAACGATTTCTGGAACGTGTGGAACTCGACGGGTTTATTACGGGTTATTCTGGCGTCCGGGTCACGAAATCGGGAGCGCGCTTCCAGATTATGAACGCAACTGTCTGGCAGTTAATAGACGAGAACGGAAGCCATCAAGGACAGGCGGCAATGCTTCCTCAATGGAAGCCTCTTTGA